Proteins encoded within one genomic window of Panicum virgatum strain AP13 chromosome 1N, P.virgatum_v5, whole genome shotgun sequence:
- the LOC120654942 gene encoding protein LYK5-like, whose product MPPPPRPPAAALPLILLLLLAAAPARGQQEYEANKQNACYATNASSVLGYVCNATTASARACDSYLVFRAAPPLYESPLSISYLLNASVPATAAATGVPAVSPLAASRLVLAPVPCACTPGGYFQHNASYTIQFPGETYFILANITFQGLTTCQALIAQNPLHDSRGLVDGNSLTVLLRCACPSPAQAARGVRHLLSYLVTWGDDVTSIAARFRVAARDVLDANSLAADQIIFPFTTLLIPLRDLPTPDMLASPAPPPAPSPPQTAPAPSGGSGSGKWVGVGVGVGCGALALAGILGLLLFRARRRRRQRLADGGSGRQGKVVLDGSSSAEYGALASGKQTTNTTTSSSSSATRSLVASDVRGAVEALTVYKYSELEKATAGFAEERQIPGTSVYRAVINGDAAAVKRVAGDVSGEVGILMRINHSCLVRLSGLCVHRGDTYLVFEFAENGALSDWLHGGGGGRTLRWRQRVQVAFDVADGLNYLHNYTNPPCVHKNLKSSNVLLDADLRAKVSSFGLARAVSAADGGAQLTRRVVGTQGYLAPEYLEHGLITHKLDVFAFGVILLELLSGKEAAFADAETGEEALLWEAAEEALVADGGEDVDRVKVRAFADPRLHGDYPVDLALAVAALALRCVAREPRARPAMDEVFVSLSAVYNSTLDWDPSDYGTSGSSMVGR is encoded by the coding sequence ATGCCTCCTCCCCCGCGTccacccgcggcggcgctcccgctcatcctcctcctcctcctcgccgcggcgccggcgcgggggcaGCAGGAGTACGAGGCCAACAAGCAGAACGCCTGCTACGCCACCAACGCCAGCTCCGTGCTCGGCTACGTCTGCAACGCCACCACGGCCTCCGCCCGGGCCTGCGACTCCTACCTCGTcttccgcgccgcgccgccgctgtacGAGTCCCCCCTCTCCATCTCCTACCTCCTCAACGCCTCCGtccccgccacggccgccgcgacCGGCGTCCCGGCGGTGTCCCCGCTCGCGGCCTCCCGCCTCGTGCTCGCCCCCGTCCCCTGCGCCTGCACGCCCGGCGGCTACTTCCAGCACAACGCCTCCTACACCATCCAGTTCCCCGGCGAGACCTACTTCATCCTCGCCAACATCACCTTCCAGGGCCTCACCACCTGCCAGGCGCTCATCGCGCAGAACCCGCTCCACGACAGCCGGGGCCTCGTCGACGGGAACAGCCTCACCGTGCTGCTCCGCTGCGCGTGCCCGTCCCCGGCGCAGGCCGCCAGGGGGGTCCGCCACCTGCTCTCCTACCTCGTCACGTGGGGCGACGACGTCACCTCCATCGCCGCCAGGTTCCGCGTCGCCGCGCGGGACGTGCTCGACGCCAAcagcctcgccgccgaccaGATCATATTCCCCTTCACCACGCTGCTCATCCCGCTCCGGGACCTGCCCACGCCGGACATGCTCgcgtccccggcgccgccgccggcgccgtccccgccgcagaccgcgcccgcgccgtcgGGCGGGTCGGGGAGCGGGAAGTGGGTCGGCGTTGGGGTCGGGGTGGGTTGCGGCGCTCTCGCGCTGGCCGGAATTCTCGGCCTGCTCCTCTTccgggcccggcggcggcggcggcagcggcttgcGGATGGGGGAAGCGGCCGTCAGGGGAAGGTGGTCCTCGACGGGTCCTCGTCGGCGGAGTACGGCGCTCTGGCCTCGGGGAAGCAGACCACTAacacgaccacgtcctcgtcgtcgtcggcgacgaggTCGCTGGTGGCAAGCGACGTTCGCGGGGCCGTGGAGGCGCTGACGGTGTACAAGTACTCGGAGCTGGAGAAGGCCACCGCGGGGTTCGCCGAGGAGCGGCAGATCCCGGGGACGTCCGTGTACCGGGCCGTCATCaacggcgacgcggcggcggtgaagcgCGTGGCCGGCGACGTCAGCGGCGAGGTCGGCATCCTGATGCGCATCAACCACTCCTGCCTCGTCCGCCTCTCGGGCCTCTGCGTCCACCGCGGCGACACCTACCTCGTCTTCGAGTTCGCGGAGAACGGCGCGCTCAGCGActggctccacggcggcggtggcggccggaccCTCCGGTGGAGGCAGCGCGTGCAGGTGGCGTTCGACGTCGCCGACGGGCTCAACTACCTCCACAACTACACGAACCCGCCGTGCGTGCACAAGAACCTCAAGAGCAGCAacgtcctcctcgacgccgACCTCCGCGCCAAGGTGTCGAGCTTCGGGCTGGCGCGCGCGGTCAgcgcggccgacggcggcgcgcagctCACGCGCCGCGTCGTGGGCACGCAGGGCTACCTCGCGCCCGAGTACCTCGAGCACGGCCTCATCACGCACAAGCTCGACGTGTTCGCGTTCGGGGTCATCCTCCTCGAGCTGCTCTCCGGGAAGGAGGCCGCGTTCGCGGACGCCGAGACGGGCGAGGAGGCGCTGCTGTgggaggccgcggaggaggcgctggtggcggacggcggcgaggacgtgGACCGGGTCAAGGTGCGCGCTTTCGCGGACCCGCGGCTGCACGGGGACTATCCGGTGGACCTCGCGCTCgccgtggcggcgctggcgctgcgGTGCGTGGCGCGGGAGCCCCGCGCGCGACCGGCCATGGACGAGGTGTTCGTCTCGCTCTCGGCGGTGTACAACTCGACGCTGGATTGGGATCCATCCGACTACGGCACCTCCGGATCTTCGATGGTTGGGAGGTAG